ACTCGCATGAACGACATTCCCAGAATCGACCCACTGATACTCAGCGACGCGTATCACCGTATTCTCGAATTGGGGATGGAGAATTTACAACGATTCCGCTTGCCGGGGCGTTTCGACTACCTCGCCATAGAAATCGACCATCTTCACAACCTCCCTCACTACATGCGGGAGTCCAACGTGTATGTGCACGCATACTACTTTTGCACCACGCGTCCGTTCTATATCGAGGGACTGGATTCTGTTACGGCGATTGACACGGACTTTCTAATTCGCCAGTACGAATCCAGCTGGCAACAACTTCGCGAAGGACTGACACCCTTCGCGGTCGCAATCAACATGAAAGAATACACTGAGAAACTGTGAGAGTGGCACCTAGAACCAACCGTACCGAAATCGCCGGAAAACAAAGCGATGAACACCGAGGTGAGATTTTCGTGGCTACAGAAACGACAGATTTGCGGAATGGATGCGGTTGAAGGGGGATGGTCCGTTTCGATAGCGCTGCGTTGAGCTGGACTATCTGCGATTTGTGTCGACAGTTAGCTGCTGCTGGAATCGTCCGTCGGATCGAGGTAAATTGTTGGCATTGTTCGTATAGCGTTTGGCAAAATAGGTAGGGGCCGAATGATGCTATGGGCATAGAGAGTAAATAGCGTCGTGCTGTCATCGGCTATTCGTTTGCTGTGTTTAGAATTCGAGTTGTCCGAATGAAGCGAAGTTGAACTGGGTCTAACGCATGCCTAAACGGTTTTCACTTGGCGAGTTACTCGTTCTGACTGCCGGCGTTGCTCTCTGGATCGGATGGTTTCGCATACCACCGGTGGAGTTGACCGGGTGCATTCAGGATAGGCCGACAAAGGCTGTACAGCATCTTGACGAGTACCGCATCCACGGAGAGGAGGACTATCGGCGTTGGTTCCGACGCACAATCTCGGATTCGATAGCTGCGTCTTTTCCCGGATACTCTTACCGCGTAATCGACGAGCGATCAGACCTATTGGTGATCCCGGTGTCGCGATGTGCCGCAAGCTCTCAACCGCCAGCAAGTTTTCAAGCCCGCAACCGGCTCAATGGCTCTGTCGTGTTCATTCGGCATGATTATGTTGAGACGTCTACCGCCGCACAGACGCTAGTTATTCCATCTAATGCAACCGTGATTCGTGGACCTTTTGCTTCGCCAGTTGTTGCCGACGTTTCAATCATTGCGTTGCCGATTATTCTCATCGTTTTTCTCCGGCGAAATCGACATCAGAGGATTGTGACGGAAAAAAGCGGATAACAAAGCGACGAACACCGAGCCGCAGATCGCGCGGAATTTGAAGTCAACTTCAACCGCCGCCGCCCGGTTACGCTGGACGTTAAGGGGATGAAGCTCACGCATCTTGAAGAGTCCAGTCTTAGGCACATCGCGAGCTCTCATGCCGAGCTGGCTGTTGCTCTTGCACTCGATCAGTGCAGCTCGGGCGAGTACACCGGCCCATGGCTTCTACACAAACTTCCGAGATCTCCCGCCAGGCCGACAATGGGATCGGCCACCCATCAATGACTGGGTCAGCGAAAGCCCCGATCTGGAGTACGGAGGCGGGTGCCTGCTGTGGCTGGAAGTTGTTGCCCCCAGCTGTCTTGAGATTTATGCGCACGGGCATGATTTTCCACAGCAGATATCTTTCTTTTCCCTCTCGCCTTGGCCCGCCAACACGCTATCCTAGGGGAATTAGCATACCTCGATCGAACAAAAGACAGCTTGGGTTACTGGCGGAGATGTCAATAAATCCCTAAGCCTCAAAGAAACAAGGACGATTTGCAATGGATGAAACGAAGCTGAACACGCTTGTCGGTAGTGTTCTCCAAGATCTCGGCGGCGCATTCTCCGTTCCTCTTGTGCAAATCGGAGAACGCCTAGGGATTTATGCAAGGCTGAGTGAGTTGGGGCCATGCACGCCGAGCGAACTGGCGAACTCGATGGGCTTGGCCGAACGCTACTTGGCCGAGTGGTTGTGTGCTCAGGCCGCTTCCAAATACATCGACTACGATGCCGAATCCAATCAGTTTTCGATGACGCCAGAACAGGCTTTCATTTTTGCAAATCCCAGTAGCCCATTTTATCTGGCACCCGCTTTTGGGGCAGCAGTTGCTTTCCTGAATAACGAACCCCAGGTGCGAGAGGCGTTCCAAACTGGCAACGGCGTTTCGTGGGGCGATCAAACACAATGTCTATCATGTGCCGTTGCTCGGTTCTTCCGTCCGGGGTACGAAAATCACTTGATTCAAGCGTGGCTGCCATCGATCGATGGGATGATCGCTAAATTGGAAAAAGGGATTCGAGTTGCTGACGTTGGATGCGGCCACGGTATCACAACCGCGATCATGGCGCAGGCGTTTCCCAATTCCGAGTTTACCGGCTTTGATTTTCATGCGAACTCGATTGA
The sequence above is drawn from the Bremerella cremea genome and encodes:
- a CDS encoding class I SAM-dependent methyltransferase, translated to MDETKLNTLVGSVLQDLGGAFSVPLVQIGERLGIYARLSELGPCTPSELANSMGLAERYLAEWLCAQAASKYIDYDAESNQFSMTPEQAFIFANPSSPFYLAPAFGAAVAFLNNEPQVREAFQTGNGVSWGDQTQCLSCAVARFFRPGYENHLIQAWLPSIDGMIAKLEKGIRVADVGCGHGITTAIMAQAFPNSEFTGFDFHANSIEEARKHATSHGLENVHFEVAFAKEMPGKYGLVTVFDCLHDMGDPVGGMKHIRAALDSDGSCMIVEPMAGDSVAENMNPVSRLYYSASTMVCVPTSLAQETGAALGAQAGEKRLKEVIVAGAGFSQCSRIAETPFNIVLKAQP